Below is a genomic region from Lampris incognitus isolate fLamInc1 chromosome 2, fLamInc1.hap2, whole genome shotgun sequence.
TGCCCTGGTCCCTTGGCCGTGGCGGCAGCGCACCAGACGGTGATGGAGGAGGTAAAGATGGACTCGATGGTGGAGGTGTAGAACTTCACCATCATCGTctgtggcaggttgaatttcttcagctgccacaggaagCACAGAGCTTGACAGATTGATGTCTGGAGGTGCAGCCATTGGTGTAAATTGAGAAGAGCAGCGGGGACGGGATgcagcattggggggggggggcggggggactggtGCTGATGACCCAAGGGTCCGAGACATGCTTCCCCATCTTCATGTGCCGACTCCTATTGGTCAGGAAGTCACTGATCCACCTATAGGTGGAGTGGGGCACATGGAGCTTAAGATAAAATCATCTTTATAATTATAACTTAAATTATATTCTAGTTGATTATACAGTTTTGCATATAAGCAGAGGTAGTACATTTTGTTGGCGTAATCCAAATAATCAGACACACCTGAGACGTTAAGTAATAAGACTCATTTGCCATTCAGCCTTTTAATAGCTTTACATTTTGATGAACAAATTAGTTACAAATTAGTTTACAGCTTGTTCGTGTCAAGGGATGGAAGATTCGGCATAACACTTAAGCAAAATGTGAGCAGGAGTTAGTTTTCCACTTCATGTAAAATATGTACTTCCTAATTGGCAGGTTGCAGTGAGGTTTGGCCTCTTCTCACATTGGGTGAGTGTGTTCGGAAAATTAACGCTCTAGGACaggtcacgtttttttttttttttagaaattccTCAAGTTCTGATTTTAATATCTATGGAGATTTGGTTAATGTCCAATAAGCCACTCCCACTTTCAGCCAGAACAGAAGTTTTCATACCAAAAATGACCCTaaacaaaatttcccaaaaactatGTAGTTAAATACAAGATAAACGTTTTGCATGTGTGGCGCATCCGGAACAGCAGGACTTAAAACCCTTTTTGTAGGTATGCTCCCAAAAAGACTTGTCTACATGTGATCAGAATAAGGGTCACAATGACCAGTTCCGTGGAAGGCCGTGTTTTGATAGAAGTTGAATAGTCAAACCATTTTGCCCATTATCTCTTGTGGAAGATATTCCAAAGCTGGTCTTCAACAAGTTTCCTGTAAATCAAGAATGGCCAGAGAAAAAGTGAAAAAAGTGATTAAAAAATGCTGGAAAATTCAGTCTGATGGCAAATTGAGGTACTATGGGCTGGACTCAGCATATTTCAAACCATGTATGGacaatttctctccctctctctatatatataatttttaaaaaagtttAAAGATAGTGGGCAATTGATAGTTTTGCTGCTCAAGTAGTGGTTCTGACTTTGAGCCTATCAGCCAAGCTTGGCTGCTGAAGTTTTAAAGATCCTTATACTTTTAGGGCAGAAGAATACCACAATTCCATTTGAATTGGTAAAAGATCATGATGCCGAATTGAAAGTTCATGGGGATCAGTTGGCTATCTGCAGCCACTTCTGGGGAAACTGATCCCCTATAGTGTCCCGGGGTCTGTAGTTCCAATACATTCAGTTAAGGTTATTTATACAGTGCAAAACAATCAATCAATGCGTCCAGCTTAGCCAGGTGTTACAGGGAGCACAATAACCAATGCTCCTTGGTGGGGAGGTGATGGTGGTTATGGGTAGTTACTCCTACAGGTGGTAGGGCATCTGTACAACGGCAAGTGGCTCGAGGAAAtgaaatataccccccccccattacattTACCTGTAGAAATCTGCAGCTGGCAGGTGATTAAGAAGCAATCGCTTAGCTTCACGTGTACAGGAGCAAGTGGAAGTCTACGCCCTCTTAAAGTGCCGTTAAGGGTCATGCAGTAGTGGGGTTCCAGTAGTACAGGTGAACTGAGCATACcaattaaaataaatgaaaaagggagaaaatccaaaaatgaCACAAAACAGCAGTTTGAGTTTTACTCGACTTTATTAATTCTATTTGTGCTTTCATAACTCAATAGCACATACGCATAAACTGaatcccacccccccccaaaaaagatgtgATTTAGCAGTACTTCTCCCCCTGTGACAAATCTGGATGGGAGGGgatacagtttaaaaaaaaaaaaagtaaaaaggcACAACCAGCACTCGCTGCTTCCCCTGGGAACTTTCTGAAATGCTCCAGCCAGTCGTCACTACAAGTGGAAGCCACCAACTACGCCACATTGGACTTGTGTTAACACTCAGTGTCACACTGCTATCAAGCACTCAACCTTCAGCAGCCCCTTCCTCAGTGCAGTTCAGAGGGAGGTAACACTAGGCCAAAAATGAAGGAATGCTACCATCTCTTGGTGGCTCTACTTAGCTGCTGGCAGTTTTAAAAGGAAAAGCAGAGTAGTTCAACCTTCACCATTCCAAGAAAAAGAAACCATAACTATGTACAGGGAGAATTAGAACTTTCCCATGATCTGTACAATTTGGGCCTATACATTATTTACGTCATccttactgaaaaaaaaaaatcttctgcaAAAATAAATCTCCATAACTCGTCTTCCCTTTTCTCAGGTAAAGCCTCATCAAAAACAGTGACTCCAAGGTTGACGACAAAGCATGGTCAGACTGTTCACATCTCTGTACTATCTTTCAAATTAAAGTTCACATTCTTTTTCCAGTGATGGGGAGGTGGAGATGgaacaacaaacaaaaatatcTTGCTATCTAGCATGGTGTATCAGTTTCTCACTGCCGGAACTCCAGTTCGTCTACACTTATAACCTTCGCAGGCATGGAGGGAAGTGGCTGCTCTAGCACATCTGAGCCAAACCACTTTGCTAGGCCAAGAGGGGGACTGCCTCCATGTCGCTGGGAGCTGTTCGTCCTGTGCGGGCCATGGCTCTGTGACTGAGGACCTGGGACTGTTGGGTGTACTGcaataagtgaaaaaaaaaaacaaaaaggacaaTAATCATAAAAAGGTAACAAGAGTGCAAACATAAATTTGATACATTTCTGTCAAAAGTTTACCGATAAAATTTCAAATGTCAGATGAAACTGTGCAAAGTCATAAAGAATAAATCATGGTAAGGATTAATTCAAAGGCCATCATTTAGTTCAAAGTACTGTTTAGCCTTCATTACAATCTAGCCAAGCAACATAAGCTTACCCACTTCTGCTGTGAAATAAATTGCAGTGTCTAGCTAGATAAATTCCTAATCTAAACCAGCACTTCCCCATAGGTTTCTCTCCCTGAATTTCAATATATTTCATATTCTAAAATGTACAATCCCATTTCAACTTCCCACTTTTAATTAAGTCGTGTGAATGCAGCAAGACTTGAATGTTTAcatataacatccatccattcattatctgaaccgcttatcctgctctcagggtcgtggggatgctggagcctatcccagcagtcacacacACCCCCAgtcatacctaggaacaatttagtacggccagttcacctgacctacatgcctttggactgtgggaggaaaccggagccccaggaggaaacccacacagacatggggagaacatgcaaacgccacacagaggacgacctgggatgacccaccaaggttggactactctggggcttgtacacaggaccttcttgctgtgaggcgactgcgctatccactgcaccactgtgccgcctatttACATATGCATTCCTTTTAATTATGATTTAAATTTGAACACTATTTGTACTACAAGGAAAAATGTTTATTCTAGATTTAATTAATAAGCTTTGAACTTACTGTATTAACTACAGGACTTAAATTCCAATTGTATCGTTATTCCAAGGGCACCATTTTGTTTTTCGTATAATGTATCCTCAACATATAACTGTATAATTGAGTAGCTGTAGTTTCTCCACTATCACCTAGTTCTAGACTAAACTTCCATTTTTTTCTGGAACCTGGACATCTAAAGTGTGTTTCAACATATTATGCCAGCCGTAAAGTTTGTAGCTACAAATTTTGTCCACTAGATGGAGCAGAGGAGCAACAATAATTTTCACATAAGCCAGTCAACATTCTATTAATTGTGCATTTTTTTCATCAGAATTTAAAAAGCCTCATATGCTGTGGCCATGTCTTCATACGCAAGACCTGTGAGGCAGCTACCACTcacttggtctctgttgctggaGTTGTTGCTGCATTACTGCTAGCTGCATCTGAGTGCTGGCTCGGGGAGGTAGAATAGGATGCCCTGTTGCACCTAGGGGGTATAGCGGTTGTCCAAGCAGGGCAGGTGGCAAGCCTTGGAGCTGCGCAAGGTCAACATGAGGTGGAAATATACCTGGTGAGAGGAACGAGACTTCTATTATTCTCCAAAGGCTTGACAAAGTCAACATGGGGggggacaaacaaacaaaaatgcacaAACCTGCTTGCAACAGAGCTGGTCCAAGCTGCTGGGGTTGGATTCCCTGTGCCAGCATTCGTTGCACCACACTGGGGTGAagctggggagggggggcacgCACCATGGGTACATGAGATAGCATTGGTACCGGGTAGATGGGACGTGGGAAAGGTGAGGCTGGCCCCGGAGACACTAAGGTGGGGGTATGGTGTCCAGCCGAGCCGGGCCTGAGGCGCTCATGGTCCTTGCCAGGGAGGGTCTGTGAAGACAACGGAGTGGAGCAGGCCTTTACCCCACCAGGCTGAGAACCACTCCCATCCACTGTCTCCAGGTAAGAATTTGGAGAGCTGCTATCTGGAATCACAAGCCAAATATGTTAATGCCAAAACTACTGATTAATATCAAATCAAGTTGTGGTGGACAAATAAAGGCAGTTTACCCTCTTGGGAGCGTGAAGCTTCGTCCTTGCTTTCTGGACGACCACCCAATTCATCTCTGCTTTTTTCTTTCGTCTCATACATTTTACGGATTACAGATGTGGGGGTAAATGATGGCGACAGCTGAAATACAGTACAAAATGATATAACCCAGTTTCAGTTGAAATCCTAAAAATGTACGATTTGGcgtaaaaataaattaaaaaaaaaaagaggcaggaATTAAAGTTGGAAGGAGTATAAATTGCTTTTACTGGCCAATTGAGAGCCATGAGGATGACCAGGCCAAATTTACCCTCACCATGCTAGTAACTGCATTGCCTGGGGAGTTTCTTCCAGCAGTATGGGGGCCTGGGCCAGGGGACCGATTCATACGCGGTTGTCTGTGACAATCACAAAGTCATTTATGACTACAAGTGCCACAGTAAAACAGCATTCCttcgataataataatacattttatttgtgggcgcctttcagagcacccgaggacaccttacagaagaaCACGgtgaaaaaacaagcagcactgcatCAGAATCAAAACAAAGGAggatagacaataaaaagttaatacaaaatAAGTATAAAAtcgtcatctgcacaaaactcaatgaagtgtgaatcagactgaatatgccagtttgaaaaggtgagttttgaatATGCCATACTTCACCTCTTTAATAAAACAAGTATGGTGTGATGTAATCTAAAGCCAGAACAAAGGCTATGGCTAACAGTAATCATAATTGTGTGGGTTGGATATGTTATTTGAAAGGCAATACATTACAGATAAACAAAGGAGATGTGCTTCCCTCCTTCTGTAACAGAAGctcaatattggggggggggcgcttacCTATTTCGGAAGGACTTGTCCTGAGGTTGTTTGTTGTAGCCTGACTGGAATATGCGGTGGGCATGTAGAGCGAGGTCCTGCTGGAATGCCAGGGCTTCCAGCTCGGCTTGATCCACTGCCATAGAAAGTGCCCTCATCTGAACACAGTACAATGCAGCCAAACAGTTAACCCTTAACTTattcacaaaaaaagaagaaaaaaggtgcCATATGTAGACATTTACAGCCATTTGTCTACAATAAACACAAGGGGATGGACATCTTATCCAAAAATGAAGCCGCATTTTTCTTACATTGGTAAGGCAACAGCAAGTCATGGTACATTAAAGCCCCACAAATTACTTTTTCATGGCGTGTTAAATGCAATGGGCTATGGAACTTATACTCATTTTGTAGGTCATAAACTAGTTTCCTACacccaagagagaaaaaaaaaggcatgatCGAGCTACTGACAGAACATTCAAtgtacttttaatctttgacttgatgcatgctcaataatccaggtaagaaaatcaaagaaggttgaatcagttcatctggatacaacgtttagtgGCGGGAATGTTGGAAAAGTTGAGAACACGCATTTTCAAAACAccgcgtctcggttgctttcaaacaccaaaacacgctgcgccagaggttggtccaccccaaggattgggtcccctggcacaaacggagtaatatagtgtatgctgttaagtaccaggaggactgcagtgacttgtacattgggaaaaCTAAACAAACACTGGCCAAGAGCATGGCaacacacaggagagctaacatgtcaggccaggactccgcagtctacaccatctacaggccagtggccactctttcagggatgagggtgtgcacatccttgataggaaggaatgaTGGTTTgagcagggagtcaaagaggccatcgatgttaagagggaatgaccatccctgaaccgagggggtgggggtgaggactaagtgcatctgtcaccatcttaccatgctgtgactgcaactattccccagtcctctgtgaatagtacacatggccatcgaaactctagttaatggtcacacccatatttgtacatgaaactggtcgttggggtttcggtcgttacacatctatcaccatcttacaatgctgtgattgcaacaatccctaatcctctgtaaatagtacacatggccatcgaaactctagttaaaggtcacactcatatttgcatatgaaactggtcgttggtttcagtcattaggcaactgtatcgtttataagggtggggatatctgcagtcagtttagactgaaggcgtcacttagttgagtgatgaaacgtatctgtcaataaacgtatccagatgaacggattcaaccttctttgacttttcagtttattttttttaaattttttttttaaagggtcaCCTGCTGCTGTGCAGATGATCCAGGGCTGATGGACCTATGCATGTCTGTAAATTGCTCCGCCATTATGGGCTGAGGACCCACAGGAAATCCTGCatagaaaaatatttcaaaaatcaACTCATGTTTACTCCACCCATCAAAAGCACATGAAACAGCAAACATTCACCTGCAATTTGAGGCCATCCGTATTTACATTGCTTCTTAATTAAGCcaaattctgaaaaaaaaaaagaaaccatttCTCAAATTCAGCTAAAAATGGTAGCGGTTTTAACTTTTTGAGTGAAAGAACAACCAAATCTGATTTTGTTTCAATTTCAAATGAGTTGCAATGTGTTATTTGGACATTAGAGAGGATACGGCTTCAGAGTTCATTTGCAATTGTTACACATTAATCCAAGATCAGCAGCCACAAAAGTGTCACTTATTGGATGTCCGTGTAAGCAGGTAGTTTTTCTTGGAACTTAAAACtgcctcttaaaaaaaaaaaaagggtgaaaaaaatgTGCCAGAAGACCAGGATCATGGCATATAAAACTGGTAGTGAAGTTACCTGCTGAAGGTTGCACACGTCCATGAAAGTAGTCAGGTGAAGGTGCTCTTGGTGGAAAAAGAGGGGGCGAGGGACCTTTGCGTATAAGGCCATGTAGAGAAGCAGGGGATACAGGGGCATCAGAGTTGCCCAGCAGACTGTCAAGTAACGTAGGTGAGCGACTGCGAGGGGGACCCTGGCTTCCCAGCAGCTCCTGTAGCACACAGAAAAATTAATCAGTTATAGTGCTAGCAAAGAACTCCAACAGGGCCCCAACAAACAGAATTAACCCGACCATTACACCAAgtcttgtaaaaaaaacaaaacaacaaaaacaaaaaaccagatGGTCAATTTGTTAACTACACACATTACACTGACAATAGCATTAGAATGACTGGTTAtgggcccacatacacacctgGAATATGTTTTTCTGCTGTTGAGTGGGCACTTGACCTTCTGTGAGTGATGCCAGACCAGCGTCTGAGGGCTGCTGCagctataggaggatgaagacagTCGCAACGCAATTAAATAGAATAGCATCAATTTTCTTAAGcgtaataaaaaaaaccaaaacacaaacATCCCAATGGGCATTCAGCAGCATGTGATCTTTGAGAGCATTAAATAATTGACATGCAAATATACTTAATTGGTGTCAAGGATAGTGTAACTGCACCCCTGCTTGCCCACAGAGCACTGTGGAGTGCTCCAGAAAACTAATGTTGGTCATTTATGCAAATCATTTATGTTTATGGCTTGATCGTTAAATTTTGCACATTACTAGAAGGTATGTTACATGTTTTACACCAAATGTTTTTAGTCtaatttaaataaaataaatcttatatatatatatatatatatatatatacagtgcatccggaaagtattcacaccccttcactttccccacattttgttatgttacagccttattccaaaattgattaaattcctcttttttctcttcaatctacacacaataccccataatgacaaagtgaaaaaggttttgtagaaattttttgcaaatttactaaaaataaaaaactgaaatattgcatgtacataagtattcacaccttttgctatgacactcaaaattgagctcaggttcatcctgtttccactgatcatccttgagatgtttctacatcttgattggagtccttCTGTactaaattcaatggattggacatgatttggaaaggcacacacctgtctatataaggtcccactgttgacagtgcatgtcagagcagaaaccaagccacgaagtcaaaggaattgtctgtggacctccgagacaggattgtatcgaggcacagatctggggaagggtacaaaaacatttctacagctttgaaggtcccgaagagcacagtggtctccatcattcataaatggaagaagtttggatccaccaggactcttcctagagctggccgcccagccaaactgagcaattgggggagaagggccttggtcagggaggtgaccaagaacccaatggtcactctgacagctccagcattcctctgtggagatgggagaaccttccagaaggacaaccatctctgcagcactccaccaatcgggCCTTTATGGtacagtggccagacggaagcctttgCTCAGTAAAAGGACCATGACAGCCCActcagtttgccagaaagcacctaatggACTCTCggaccacgagaaacaagattctctggtctgatgaaaccaagattgaactctttggcctgaatgccaaacgtcacatctagaggaaaccaggcacatctcataaccttgctaataccatccctacagtgaagcatagtggtggcagcatcatgctgtggggatgttcttcagcggcaagaactgggagactagtcaggatcgagggaaagatgaatggagcaaagtacagagaaatccttgatgaaaacctgctccagagcgctcaggacctcagactggggtgacggtttacctttcaacacgacaacgaccctaagcacacagccaagacaatgaaggagtggcttcgggacaagtctgtgaatgtccttgagtggcccagccagagcccagacttgaaccccattgaacatctctggaaagacctgaaaacagctgtgcagcgacgctccccatctaactttacagagctcaagaggatctgcagagaagaatgggagaaagaccccaaatataggtgtgccaagcttgtagcttcatacccaagaagacttgaggctgtaatcactgccaagggtacctcaaccaagtactgagtaaagggtgtgaatacttatgtaaatgcaatatttcagttttttatttttaataaatttgcaaaaaattctacaaaacctttttcactttgttattgtggggtattgtgtgtagattgatgagaaaaaaaataaatttaatccattttggaataaggctgtaacataacaaaatgtggggaaagtgaaggggtgtgaatactttccggatgcactgtatatatctcACAAAAGTATGACTTGCAAATAGGACCACAGCAGCTATtcaaatcataaaaaaaaaaaaa
It encodes:
- the eif4enif1 gene encoding eukaryotic translation initiation factor 4E transporter isoform X6, translating into MENDACVEQKNSDAAIDQVKEPAAATAPYRYTKEELLEIKELPCSNERPECLSVKYDSDGVWDPEKWHASLYPTSGRNSPLDGFKKDYLDDRVPLKRRITDPRERLKEDDMDVVLSPQRRSFGGGCQGNALPPPHTRRPISPLENKENESLRLGGARRIGSGRIFPARAFERESRAEKERERERDFKDKRFRRDFGDKRVFSERRRNDSYAEEEPEWFSGGPTSQSETIELIGFDDKILEDDKRKSKRLRKRTEFVKEAVDCNGGQAEEPHVARDSTADQEVPHSEVLPEQSGGDFDFNEFFNLEKTMPGLASLQQPSDAGLASLTEGQVPTQQQKNIFQELLGSQGPPRSRSPTLLDSLLGNSDAPVSPASLHGLIRKGPSPPLFPPRAPSPDYFHGRVQPSAGFPVGPQPIMAEQFTDMHRSISPGSSAQQQLRVNCLAALYCVQMRALSMAVDQAELEALAFQQDLALHAHRIFQSGYNKQPQDKSFRNRQPRMNRSPGPGPHTAGRNSPGNAVTSMLSPSFTPTSVIRKMYETKEKSRDELGGRPESKDEASRSQEDSSSPNSYLETVDGSGSQPGGVKACSTPLSSQTLPGKDHERLRPGSAGHHTPTLVSPGPASPFPRPIYPVPMLSHVPMVRAPPPQLHPSVVQRMLAQGIQPQQLGPALLQAGIFPPHVDLAQLQGLPPALLGQPLYPLGATGHPILPPRASTQMQLAVMQQQLQQQRPIHPTVPGPQSQSHGPHRTNSSQRHGGSPPLGLAKWFGSDVLEQPLPSMPAKVISVDELEFRQ
- the eif4enif1 gene encoding eukaryotic translation initiation factor 4E transporter isoform X7, with protein sequence MENDACVEQKNSDAAIDQVKEPAAATAPYRYTKEELLEIKELPCSNERPECLSVKYDSDGVWDPEKWHASLYPTSGRNSPLDGFKKDYLDDRVPLKRRITDPRERLKEDDMDVVLSPQRRSFGGGCQGNALPPPHTRRPISPLENKENESLRLGGARRIGSGRIFPARAFERESRAEKERERERDFKDKRFRRDFGDKRVFSERRRNDSYAEEEPEWFSGGPTSQSETIELIGFDDKILEDDKRKSKRLRKRTEFVKEVDCNGGQAEEPHVARDSTADQEVPHSEVLPEQSGGDFDFNEFFNLEKTMPGLASLQQPSDAGLASLTEGQVPTQQQKNIFQELLGSQGPPRSRSPTLLDSLLGNSDAPVSPASLHGLIRKGPSPPLFPPRAPSPDYFHGRVQPSAGFPVGPQPIMAEQFTDMHRSISPGSSAQQQLRVNCLAALYCVQMRALSMAVDQAELEALAFQQDLALHAHRIFQSGYNKQPQDKSFRNRQPRMNRSPGPGPHTAGRNSPGNAVTSMLSPSFTPTSVIRKMYETKEKSRDELGGRPESKDEASRSQEDSSSPNSYLETVDGSGSQPGGVKACSTPLSSQTLPGKDHERLRPGSAGHHTPTLVSPGPASPFPRPIYPVPMLSHVPMVRAPPPQLHPSVVQRMLAQGIQPQQLGPALLQAGIFPPHVDLAQLQGLPPALLGQPLYPLGATGHPILPPRASTQMQLAVMQQQLQQQRPIHPTVPGPQSQSHGPHRTNSSQRHGGSPPLGLAKWFGSDVLEQPLPSMPAKVISVDELEFRQ